The proteins below are encoded in one region of Helianthus annuus cultivar XRQ/B chromosome 2, HanXRQr2.0-SUNRISE, whole genome shotgun sequence:
- the LOC110923266 gene encoding uncharacterized protein LOC110923266, producing the protein MTKDRWLQSALTNEVLVADLLLRLKHSSDSYSLRTPANKPVTVAAILPPRWGNRKTRSKSAAVANGFVKDKEHRRSPTTHLSWSGGAGSSSDGYEDCSRPSDLSSASRSVKANEGASISSYNNLEQKQRNKLRKIELCSVNAETEGPRRGFVLPDLNMTPNEEDMSVMVMI; encoded by the exons ATGACGAAGGACCGCTGGCTGCAATCAGCGTTGACCAACGAGGTCCTAGTGGCTGACCTTCTCTTACGACTCAAACATTCATCAGATTCATATTCCTTACGAACGCCGGCGAACAAACCGGTTACAGTTGCCGCGATTCTTCCTCCTCGCTGGGGAAATCGGAAGACTCGATCGAAATCTGCGGCCGTTGCCAACGGATTCGTTAAAGACAAAGAACACCGTCGTAGTCCTACCACACATCTGTCGTGGAGCGGTGGTGCTGGTTCCAGTAGCGATGGTTATGAAGATTGTAGTCGTCCATCAGATCTCTCATCTGCTTCCAGATCTGTCAAG GCAAATGAAGGTGCATCCATATCTAGCTACAACAATTTGGAGCAAAAGCAAAGAAACAAGTTGAGGAAGATAGAATTGTGTAGCGTAAATGCGGAAACGGAGGGTCCGAGAAGGGGGTTTGTGTTACCTGATCTGAACATGACACCGAATGAGGAGGATATGTCGGTGATGGTGATGATTTGA